Within the Chthoniobacterales bacterium genome, the region ACGGCCGCTCCGGAGGACGGACGGTTTTCTTCCACAGCTCATGGGACAAGCCCGTTGCCGGGTGCGAATGAACCGCGGCGGGGCTCGGGGACTTCCTGGGGGGGATGCCTGCTTCTGCCAGAAACAGCAAAAAGTCGGTTGAAAACTGGTGGCAGCACCGGGCCGGGCCGGGCCATGCTGTAGAGCGACAATTATCGCTCTACCGTCGCGCGTCGCGCCGGCGACCAATTGGTGGCCGGCCCTGACTGCCGCGCGGACAACTCAACTCGATTCATCAGATGGCAAAAACCGTGACAAAACAGTCGGGCAGCAGCCCACTCCACCGCCCCGTTTATGCGGAGGAACTCAAGGCCTTTCTCCTGGCGGCTATGCGCCAGTGCGGCGTGCGGCGGGCGGATGCCGAAGTGACAGCGGAGGTGCTCGTGACCACGGACACATGGGGCACCTTCACCCATGGCAGCAAGCAATTGCTCCCGCTGTTGCAGTTGCACCCGGATCGAATGGATCTAGCAGCCCGGCCGGAAGTGCTGGCGGAAGGGGCAGGTTGGGCGCTGGTGGACGGGCATTACGCGCTGGCGACCGTCACGTCGTGCCACGCGATGCAACTGGCCATCCGCAAAGCCCGGACGGCGGGCGTGGCCTTCGTGGGCGTGCGCAACAGCAACCACTTCGGCGGTGCGGGTTATTACGCCCATCTCGCCGCCCAAAAGAACATGATCGGTTTGGCCATGACCAACACCAACCCACTGATGGCGGTGCCGGGCGCGGCTTCGATGGTTTTGGGCACCAATCCGTTTTCCTATGCCGTGCCCGCGGGCCGGGAGAAACCCGTGTTTCTGGATATCGCCACCAGCGTGGTCGCCGCCAGCAAGGCCATCAGCGCCAAAGCCCTGGGCCAGACGGTGCCCTTGGGCTGGCTGGTGGACAAACAAGGCCTGCCCACCACCGACCCCAGCCGTTACCCGGAGGAAGGCGCTCTGCTCCCCATGGCGGGCCACAAGGGGTATGGCCTGGCTTTGATGATCGAAATCCTGTGCGCGACACTGACCGGCGCGGACATGCTCAGCGGGGTGAAGTTGTGGCTGGAAAAGCATCCCGGACCGCTCAACCAGGGTCACGCGTTTATCGCCATCAACATCAGCAAATTTATGCCGCTCAAGCGATTCAAGGAACGAATGGATCGCATGATTCGGGAGATTAAATCCGCCCCCAAGGCCAAGGGCTCCAAACGCATCTACCTGCCCGGCGAGATCGAGTGGGACAACCGGGAACGGGCGCTGCGGCAAGGCATGATCCTCCCGGAGCACGTCATTGAGCGTTTGGCCGGATTAGCCGCGGATTTCGGTCTGGAGCTGGACAAGTTCTTCCCCAAAAAGAAACGTGCAGTGAAGCGATGAAAACAAATTCTGCCAGCGGCAAAGTCAAAGTAGCTATCCTTGGTTCCGGCAATATCGGAACCGATTTGATGTATAAGTTGCTCAAGCGAGCCGGTTGCATGGAGCTGGCAATGTTTGCGGGCATTGACCCGCAGTCCGAGGGTTTGGCCCGCGCGCGCCGGGCCGGGGTGCCGGCCAGCGACCGGGGCATCGCGGCGATTTTGGACGACCCGGAGATCGGGCTGGTCTTTGACGCCACCAGCGCCCGGGCGCACTTGGCGCATGCGCCGGCCCTGCGCGAGGCGGGCAAGATCGCGGTGGATCTGACTCCCGCGGCGCTCGGTCCCTACGTGGTTCCGCCCGTCAACGGCGGGCAGCACCTGGACGAGGCCAACGTGAACCTGATCACCTGCGGCGGCCAGGCGACTATTCCGCTGGTTTACGCGGTGAGCCGGGTGACCCCGGTGAGCTACGCCGAGATGGTGAGCACGGTGTCCAGCGCCTCGGCCGGGCCGGGCACGCGGCAGAACATCGATGAATTCACCTTCACCACGGCGCGCGGGCTCGAAGACAAAGGCGGCGCCCGGTGCGGCAAGGCCATCATCATTCTCAATCCCGCCGATCCGCCGATCCTGATGCGCAACACGCTGTATGTGGTGATGGAAAAAGACGATGTTGACGAGGGGGCCATTGTGAAATCCATCGAGCAGATGGTAAGCGAAGTGCAGTCTTATGTGCCGGGTTACCGTCTCAAAGGGAAGCCGGTGTTTGATCAGCGGGACACGCCGCTGGGCAAACGCACCGTGCTGGTGGCGCTGCTGGAAGTGGAGGGCGCGGGGGACTTCCTGCCCAAGTATGCCGGCAATCTGGACATCATGACCTCGGCGGCGCTGCGGACGGGCGAACTGTTCGCCCAGCGGCTGCTCGAGGGAAAGGCGGTGGCAGCATGAAAGCGCCTCGCGTGGTAGATACGACCTTGCGCGATGGCTCGCACGCCATGCGCCACCAGTTCACCCGGGACCAAGTCCGGCAGATTGTGCGTGCGCTGGATGGGGCCGGAGTGCCGGTGATTGAAGTATCGCACGGGGACGGGTTGGGGGGATCGTCCGTGCAATATGGCATATCGCACACCTGGGAAATGGAGTTGATCGAGGAAGCCCGGGCCAGCGTGACGCGGTCCAAGGTAGCGGCGCTGCTGCTGCCGGGTGTGGGCACGCGCAAGGAACTCAAGGAAGCGGTGGCGCGCGGGGTTCAAATGGTCCGGGTGGCGACCCAGTGCACCGAGGCCGATGTGTCCGAGCAGCACTTTGGGATGGCCAAGGAGATGGGCCTGGAGACGGCGGGGTTTTTGATGATGTCGCACATGCGGCCGCCGGAATTTTTGGCTGAACAGGCCCGCCTGATGGAATCCTACGGGTGCGATTGCGTGTATGTGGTGGATTCGGCGGGGGCGTTGCTGCCGGAAAGCGCCGCGGCGCGAGTGCGGGCGCTCAAGGGAGCCCTGACCAAAGCGAAGGTGGGATTTCACGCGCACAACAACCTCGGTTTGGGGATTGGAAACACGCTGGCGGCGCTGGAAGCCGGGGCGGACTGGGTTGACGGCACGCTGCGGGGCTTGGGCGCCGGTGCGGGCAACGCGGCCACGGAAGTGCTGGCGGCGGTGCTGGATAAGTTGGGGTGCAATCCGGGGTTGGATGTGTTCCGGTTGCTGGACGCGGCGGAGTTTGTGCTGGCGCCGATGATGCCATTTCAGCCGATTCCGGATCGGGACGCGGTGGCCATTGGTTACGCTGGGGTGTATTCGACGTTCCTGCTGCACGCCAAGCGGCTGGGCGAGAAATACGGGGTGGACCCGTTGGCCATCCTGGTGGAATTGGGCCGGCGCAAGACCATGGCCGGCCAGGAAGATATGATCTTGGACGTGGCCCTGGATCTGTCCGCCAAAGCAGGCGACAAGCCAGCATAGCCGCTTGCGGCAAACCCGCGGGCGAGAACTGCTTCCGGCCCCACCCCTCCGCCAAAACGCCCTTGTCCCGTCAGGCCTCGATGACCAGCATGTTGAAACACACCGAAATCAAACCCGCCATGAAAAACCAAACGCTACGATCCATAGTCTGCGGCATCAGCACGGCCCTCTTCCTCTCCACGATGGTGCAGGCAGAAAATCCGGCAAGCACCCCCGCCGATCGCGACGGCCTTCTTTTGGAATACCGGTTCGAGGGCGATGCCAGCGACACGTCGGGCAACAACCAGCACGGCGATCTGCTGGGGCAACCTGCCTTTGTCGAGGGCAGACACGGGAAATGCCTGTCTCTCAGCGGACGCGGCGACTATGTCGATACCTTGCTCGCGTCGGCGGACTTGGGGGACACATTCACCGTGGAATGCTGGGTGAAACCGGATGCCGGACAAAACGCCTTCGCGAACATTTTCGGCAACCATGCGGACGGCGGCCTCGGAATCGTGGTGCAGCAGGACGGCGGGAACGTGAACAGCTTCAACGCTGCATTCGGGAAGGGAGATGGCCAGTGGGCCACAACGCCTCAGGTGCAGTTGGATGCGGACAAGTGGCAGCATGTGGCGGTGGTCAAAACGCCGGAAAGTCTCTCGTTTTTCCTCAACGGCAAGGAGGTCGCGTCGGTTCCCGCATCGGCCCCGATGGCAGCTTCGCCTATGACATTGCGCGTGGGCCTGGGCTACGCCGACTTGGGGCGCTGCTTCAGCGGGTGCATCGATGAATTCCGGGTGTGGAAAAAGGCGGTCACCGACTTCGGACAGGTTTCCAAGTAGAACCTATCCCAAAACCTGGCGCGGTGGCGTTGCGGATAATTTTTCAGGAAGAGAACGGGCGATGCGAGTAGTCCAGGCAACCGAAAACGCAGTGCGGTTCGAACATCTGCAGACCTTCGCGAATGCAGGAGAGCGGGTGGTGTTCGGAGGGGTCCGTGCGGCCATTGTCCCCTCCCCGCCGCAAAATCCATAATTCTCCCGCAACCGGGTTTCCAAGCTCTGACGAGCAGCGGAGAACGCGGCAGCGAGAGCCGGCGGCTACGCTGCCACCACCGGATTGGTCAGCGTGCCGATACGGTCGATCTCGATGCTGACCGTGTCACCCGGGTGGAGCAGCTTTCGGGGATTGCTTGCCCAGCCGATGCCCTGGGGCGTTCCAGTCAGGATCACCGTTCCCGGTGCCAACGTGGTGTCTTGGGAAAGGAAGCTTACAATGCGCGCCACGCCGAAGATCATGTCCGCGGTATTGGAGTCTTGCACCAGCTCTCCGTTGAGGCGGGTGCGGATACCCAAGGTCTGCGGATCGCCCACGGCCTCGGCAGACACGATCCAAGGCCCCAGGGGCGCAAAGGTGTCGAAGCTCTTTCCCCGGCACCACTGCGAGCCGCCCCGCTGCAGTTGCCACAAACGGGCGGAGACATCGTTGGCGGCGGTGTAACCCAGGACGTAATCCAGGGCGCTGCTTTCCGGAACATCGCGGCATTCGCGACCGATCACCACGGCCAGCTCGCATTCGTAGTCCACCTCCTCCCCGCATACACGCGGGAGGCGGATCGGTTCGAGGTGGCCGGTCGCGGCGCCGGGGTTTTTCAGGAACAGCACGGGTTCGGCCGGCACGGGCAGGTTGGACTCGGCGGCGTGCTGACTGTAATTCAAACCGATGCACAAAAGTGGTGCGCCGTGCGGAACCGGTGGCAGCCAGCGCACTGCTCCTTGCACCGGCTGCGTGGCTCGCAGCGTTCCGGCAAAGGGATCCCCCTCGGCCTGGAAAATCTGCCCTTCTTTTTCAGTGACCCAAACGGGTCGACCTTTGTCTCCAATGATTCTTCCGAATTTCATGATCGGTTGATTCTATTGTTGGTTGAGGAAGTTTATGACTTTTTCAATTGCCTGCGTGCGGCAATCAATGACCGACTGCCGGCTATACCAAGCCGTGTGGCTGGTCAAAATCACTTTGTCTCCCAATTTTCGCAGCGGGGAGTCCGCGGGGAGCACCTCCGGCTCAAACACGTCCAGACCGGCACCCGCGAGCCGGCCGGCTTCGAGCGCCTCGGCCAAAGCGACCGCATCAACCAAACCGCCCCTCGAAACATTGATCAGGATCGCGGAAGGCTTCATCAGCGCCAGAGTTTTTGCATTGATCACATCGCGCGTCTGCGGGAGCAGCGGACAATGCAAAGACAACACATCGGATTGTTGGAAGAGGGCTTCGATGCCGACGGCCTCCAAGCCGGGAGGCGCAGTGGTGACGGCGGGGTCGTGGAAAATCACCCGCGAGAAAAGGGGCTTGCACAACTCGGCCACGCGCCGGCCGATGCGCCCGAGACCCAGGAGGCCGAGGGTCAGCGTGCTGAGCCGCTCAATGGGTTCCGGCGATTGAGCGCGCCAGCCACCCGCCAGCACGACCGACTGGGTGGCGGCCAATTGCCGGTGCAGGGACAACATCATGCCCAGCGCATGAACGGCAACTTCCTCGATGGCGTATTCCGGAGTGTTGTCCACCTTGATGCCGCGGCGCTGCGCGCACTCCAGGTCCAACGTATCCAGGCCGATTCCGACGCGTTGGAGAAGGCGGCACTCCGGCGGGAGCGCTTCGATCACCTGCGCGGGAAGCGGCGCCAAAACAAAAACCACGGCATCCACTCGCGGCGAATTTTTGATGCGCGCCAGCAGGCTCTTGATCTGCTCTTCCCGCGGCGGCGCCGGCGGGGTCCACTCCGGCATGGACCAAGTCCAGCCCAGCGGCTTGAGTTTTGCTTCTTCCAGCGCGAAATCCGGCGCAAACCAGTCCGCAACCAAAATGTGAGGTTTGTTTGTTTTCATTTTCTGCAAATCACACTGCAACCGCCGTCTGACACGAACGCGCGCGGCCAGTTATGCATTCGGCATCGTGCGACCGCACAAGAGCATAAGCGGCGCCGACCGGGCTCCGCGGCCGCCGGCAATCGCGACGTTTTTGTTTGAGTCCCCGCATAAGACAAAGCGTTTTCGTTCAAAGTTCAGCTCACGATCTCCGGCCATTTCAGCGCGTCTGATGCCGGCGGGCGAGCTTTTCTACTGCACGAGAAACCCTCCGTCCACAGGAAGCATGTGACCCGTGATCATGCGCGCGGCATCCGACAGCAAAAAGACGCAGGCACCAATCATGTCCGCCGGTTCCGCCAGCCGGCCCATGGGAATGCGGGCGACCATCCGTTGTTCGAGGGCACCCGGTGCGCCGTGGCGCGGATCAGCGAGCAGGCGTTCCAGCGGCTGAGTGCGGGTTTGGCAGGGAGCAATGCCGTTCACCCGGATGCCGTGCGTCCCCCATTCCACCGCGGCTTCACGGATCAACGCTTCCAATCCGGCCTTGGCTGCCGCGTAGGCGCCGGTGCCGCGACCCAAGGCACGGTTGCCGGCGATGCTCCCGAAATGGACCACGCTGCCGCCGCGCCCCTGCCGAATCAGCACTTGGCCTGCCGACCGGGAAATGCGGAACGCGCCGCCCAGGCAAGTGTCCACGGTGCGCGAAAACTCCTCCTCCGACATATCGACAATGGGTTTGAGCACGGAGGCAAATGCCAGGTTCACCACGGCCGTCACCCGGCCGAACTCCTCGAGCGCATGCTTGAACACCGACGCCACGGAGTCGTCCGAGCGCACGTCGCATTCCGCACTGGCAACCGGAGCAACGCCGCGAGGCAGTCGTTCGGCCAGCGCGCGGGCCGCGGCGCCATTCACGTCGCTGACCAAAAGGCGGGCCCCGCGTTCCGCCAAGCCGGTTGCCACGGCTTCCCCGATGCCGCCACAAGCCCCGAACACCAGAATGGTTTGTTGTGTCAGATCAAACAGCGGATCACGTTCGGGCGAAAACTCGCGCATTGGCACTCTATGTCCGATGTGTCCGCCAGTGTCAAACATCGTCAGGCTCGCCGGCGAAGCAGTCTCGACAAATCGGTGATGAACGCCGAGGCATTGCAATCACCCATGGCAGAATCATCCCCCCGCGTTTCGAACTTTCGGATTCTCGGCTACGCCCTCGGCGAAGGGGCCGCATCGATCACGATGAACGGCGTGTCGAACTTCGCCCTGCTCTACTACACGCAGGTCCTCGGCCTCGGGGCCGGTTACGCCGGCTTGGCCCTCAGCTTGGCCACGCTTTGGGATGCGGTGACTGATCCGGTCATGGGGCACATCACGGACAACACCCGGACCCGTTGGGGCCGGCGATTCCCCTACATCGTGGCCGGAGGATTGTTTCTTGCGGCAAGCTATTGGCTGCTCTGGACCGTGCCGGACGGCATCACGTCGCCGCAGGCGCTTTTCGTTTTTGCCCTTGCCGGGAATCTGCTGCTCCGCACGGCCGTGACCATTTTCGGCGTGCCCTACACCGCCCTCGGGTTCGAGATCTGCCCGGGCTACGAGGACCGTTCACGCCTGCAGGGGATCCGCGCCGCTTTCAACATGGCCATCAATCTGGTCTTCGGGGCCTTCGCGTGGGCGCTTTTCTTTCACGACGGAACCAGCCCGGATGGCGCGCGGATCGACGGCACGAAAATCGCGGAAAACTACGCCCGCATGGGATGGGTGCTGGCCGTCGCCACGGCCGTGCTCATTCTGCTTTGCGCTTGGGCCACCCGCCACACCGCGAAGGACAACCGCAACTCGCGCGTGCAGGGCAACACGCTCGATGACTTCCGCCTGGACCTCCTCCAGATCCTCGGCGATCGCCTGGCTTGGTTTGTCTTCGGGTTTTTCGCCATCGCGCTTTTCGGGATGCTCCTTGTTTCCCAACTGCAGATGTTCGTTTACGTCTTCTTCATGAAGCTGCCGGCCGGCGCCAAGACGTGGATCCACGGCGGCGGGATGGTGGCCGCGGGTCTCGGGGCACTTTTCCAAGCGTGGCTCACGAAAAAGACCGACAAGAAAATCGCGGGCTACATCGCCATGGCTTTGACAGTTTTCGGCGGGGTATTCCTCACCGTTGTCTTCTTCGGATTCAACCTTGCCCCCGACGCGTCGTGGCACCTTGCGGGCACGAACATCCCCGTCGCCTACCTGCTTTTCGGCCTCGGGCAAGCATGCTGGTGGGGCGGATGCGGGATGCTCGGACCGCTGGCCATGTCGATGGTGGCCGACCTTTCGGAGGTGAACTTCCTCAAGACCGGCATTCTGAAGGACGGCGGCTACAGCGCGGTTTTCACCTTCCTGCAAAAAGCGTCGATGTCCGCCGGCCTTCTCCTCACCGGGTGGATGGTCACCGCGGCCGGCATCGTCGCGAACGCGGACGCGCAGACTCCCGAAGCCGTGCGCAACATCGCGCTCATGACCTTCCTGATCGGGCCTGCGCTTGTCATCATCGCCTTCTTCCTTCTCCGGCGCTACCCGGTCGACCGCGAATACCTCGTCAATCTCGAAAAACAATCCGCGCGCGACAAGGATGCAGCGCGAGCCTGATACGGCGGGGACTCAACGAGCGCCAGCCGCGCCCCGAAGAAACTCCCAATCCAACGCAACAGCGACGCGTTTGCCGCTGGCGGAGAGAAGGCAGACCCGGCCCGGTTGATCCGCAGGCCGGATATCGGCAACCTTGTCGAAGCCTTTTGAAACCGGCGCAACAGCCATGATCGTGTTGATGGCCAGAGGGCGCAGCGGATCGAGCACGGCCGTTGTCGGGAATCCGGCCTCGCTCAGGGGATTGGGCGCGGCGGACTCCGCCAACCCGTAGTGAAAATACGATGTGACTTCCTCGAGGCCGAGGACATTGACATGCCGTCCGTTCCAAGGCGGGAAATGGCGGCCGCCGTTCGACATCCACATCAGCGTCTGCCGCAGGACCCTGGCATCCTTCAAGGTGAACCAGACGTAGCCTTGCTCCGGAAAAGTCACTGCCGTCCACGCAAAAGAGCGGCCGGGTTTGGAAACCAGAATGGCGATGTCCTCGAACCCCCTCCGCGCGGGATAGCGGCTGAGGTCTGTCATTTCGCCGGTGATCATCGGCACGCGCTCGAGCGTGCGGAACCGCGCGCCGGGCCTGAGGATGGAGTAGCCCTTTTGTTCGGGGAGTTCGACCGGCAGCGGCGCAACCTGGCCGAAATGGATCGGGCTGGTGGTCACCACCCCGCTTCCGGGGCAATCGGGAAATTTCAAAGTGGCGTGGTGACCGAAGGACATCGGGCCCTTGCCGCCGCTGACGACGGTGCGTGAATAGACAGCCCACTGGTTTTTCGCGACGCTGATCTCGCGTTCCACCACAGCCTTGCGCACGCGTGTGGACATGCGCAGCCGCAGAGTGGTCCTGCCTGCAGCTCTCACCGTGCCGAGGCATGTCCAATCGCGGTTGGCGGTTTCCCCGTGGGGCGGATGCATCTCTTTGCCGAATGCCGTGCCATTGCCGCCGAACGGCATGCAAAAGAAATCCCCCCGCAGAACGCGCAGAATCGGCGGCACGTGTTTCGGCAGGGTTTCCTTGTGCCATGGCGCGATGGCAAAAGGCTGGACCGTCCGGCCCGGCAAATGAAAACGCACGGGAGCCAGATGACCGCCGGTTTTCGTCACGAAGGCTTCCGTGGCTTGGGAGGCGATTCGCCACGAAGGCTGGCCGTCGATCGTCCTCATGCGGGTAGGGCTCTTCACGGGCGGGCCTCGTCGGTCAAGTTGGTTGTCCTGTTTTGCTGTTTCAGCGAACGGTCACGAATGACCGAGAAATTGTTCTTTCCACGCGTCCAACTCCCCCGGGTCGAGCAACGCGGCCGTGGTGATGGTTGTCTCGCCGAGGGACTGCGGACCGCGCCCGCAGTGGATGGCGGGAGAGCGGTGCTCCATTTCGCCGAAGACGCCGAACTTTCCCCCGTCGTTGAAAAATTGCGCGGCATCACCCTGCGTTCCTTGGGCGTCGAGCGGAGCATCGCAGTAAGGCAAAGCCGCATGAACCGGGAACGAACGCTCGAGGACCAACCAACGACCGCCGACTGCCCGGACATAAGCGATGCGGCCGGCAATCCGGTCGGGCCCCACCCCGATCTTGAACACGGCCGAGCCGCCGATGTTGAGCGAGAAGAAGCCGCCGGCCTCATCGATCTCGCCGGGTGGGCAAGGGTCGAAATAGTCGCGCGCCTTGGCCGGGCCGGCCAGAGGCATCAGCATCTTGCCGCCGGCGGGGACTTGGATGAGCGACCAAAGGTCCGCCGCTTGGCCCGGTGTGCCGCCGTGGATCTGCATGGATGTGGTGACGGCCAAACCCGCCGCTGCGCCGCGCAGCGCCAACGCCTCGTCATCCAAAAGTTCGAAACGGCGAAGAATGTGCAGCCGCAGATGCCGGTCCGCATGGTGGCAGCGCAGATCGAGCTGCAAACTTGCCTCGCAGGCATTGGCGGATAAAGCCGTCACGCTCCACCGGTCCGGGTCCAGGCCCGGCGGCACCTGATATTGCTCGAAGTCGAGCCGCTCGGTCTGTTTCCAGAACCATGAATACTCCGGCCCGACCCAAAGCCTCTCGCCCCCGAGATTCCATGAGGCCGTGACTTGGGGTGGATTCCAAAAGCAGGGTTGGCCTTCGGCTTCGATCTGCAGGATCCGGCCCCGCGAGGGCAGGAGGGAAACGCGGCCGCTCGGGGTCGACCAGACGACGGGTTGTTCGCGGGATTCTGTGTTTGTCATATCCTGTGCGTCACGACGGACCGGAGGGGCCGGATTGCGTCGCTTCGGTCCTTGTCATAATTCACCATCATCGAGCAGCTGGATCACGTGGCGGACTTGGAAAGGCCTGCGCACCATTCCGCCCCATCGCGCCGAGTTCCACTGCATCATGCAGACGTGGTTGGCCGTGGCGAGTATGACGGAATCTCCCTCGGCGTCGTTGAGGAAGGCGGACTTTTTCGCGAGGATTTCCCGCGCGTTTTCTTTCTTCTGGATATTGTAAATGCCGCCGGAGCCGCAGCAGTCCTTGGCGCAGGGCGCGAACTGCCAGCGGTAGCCTGTTGCGTCGAGAACGGACTCGGGGATGGTGGCGCGCTGGCCGTGGACCAAGTGACACGGCAGATCGACATACACCCGGGCCTTTTCCCGCCTTGGTGGCAGAGCTTTGACGCCGATCTCCCCCAGAAAGCCGAGCACATCGCGCACCGGCAGCGCACCTTCCAGAGTTTTGCGGAGGGAGAGCCCGCAGCCGGCCGAATTGGCCACGGCGCAATCGACTCCGAGGCGATCGAAAGCTTGGCGGTTGACGTCGCGAAGTTTCTCCACGCCGTCCAGCCCGGTGTGTTCCTGGAAGGCGCCGCAGCATCCTTGGCCATCGGGAATAACCACCTGCACGTTGTTCGCGATGAGCACGCGCACAGTGGCGAAGTTGATTTCGCGGAAAAGTGCTTCCATCAGGCAGCCGGTGAGCAGTGCCACCCTCGGACCGTCGGGGCGGTGCTGCGCCATCAACTCTTTGGCATACGCGGCCGTGGACTGGAGCACCGGGGTCGCACCGGGAAACACCAGCGGGTGCGGCAGCAGGCCGGCCTTGCGCAGCACGCGGGCAGGCAATAGCGCGACATCGAAAAATTTCTTCCTGGCCACCGCTGCGGCAGCAAGGCGCAGCTCGGGTTTCGGAAGCCAGCGGCGTCCGGCCACATGGGCATGGCGCGTTTCTTCGAGGATGCGGCCGTAGGGCACGTTGGCCGGACAGGCCGGCTCACACGCCAGGCAACCCACGCACTCGCTGGTGTAAAAGTCCGTCCATTTGTCCTGCGGGATTTTTCCCTCCGCCTCCTCGCGCCACAGGCGCAGGCGACCGCGGGGCGAATTGTTCTCATCCCCGGTCAGCTGATACGTGGGGCACACCTCCAGGCAGAAACCGCAGTGCACGCAGTTGGAGAGCAGATCGTTGCCCAAAATGGAGGAATCGGTGGCGCTCATGCCGCGGCCTCCCATCCCGCCATGAGGCCATGCACCCAGCGTTCCTCTTCGCCGGCTGCCGGACGCGCGGCGTGGCGGCTGATCCAATCCCCGCCTTCGCCTTCCAAGCGCGACGCCGTGCGCGCGACGATCTCCGCGACATTGGATGCCGCATCGGCAACGTCCTTGAAATAAACATGCACAACACCGGGATAACAAAGGCCGGCGCAGAAAAGCCCTCCCGCCGGGAGCAGTTCCCGGCACAAGGGAATCACGGCGTCGGGCGTCGTCTTCAGGGCCAGATCCGGCAAGCCGTCGCCAGCGGATTCCGCTGCCGTCTTTTCGCCGAGGTCCAGGCCATGACCCGCGGCCAAAGATGCGAGATAATCGGCGAAGACGCGCCATTCCGCGGATGGACAGTGCACGCCCACGCGCAGCCGCGGCGCACCATCTTGGCCGGCCAGCCAATCGACCGACTCAAGCCAATGCAGGAAAGGTCCGTGCAGAATTTGCGCGACCGCTCGCTGCAAGGCCCCGTCCTCTCCGGTCAGGAGGAAGACGCCGTCACGGTCGCAAAGCGGGCGCAGACGCAAAACATAATCCTTCGGCCGGCCGAAGCGTTCGCCCGCACCGAGAAAGAAGCGCAACAGATCGTATCCGGTGGTCGATTTCACCACGCGTTCGCCCACCCTCACCATCCGGCCGTCGGGGAGTTCCCAATTCATGCCGGTGATATTGTCGCAAAAAGGCCCGAACCGCGACGAAGCCGGGGCGTAGTCGCCCGCGGCAATATTGGCGCGGAGCGGTTGCGCGGGATCGAGCCACAACGGAAAACGCAGGGCATGCGGTGCGGCCAGCCGCGCGACTTCCGCCGCCGTGGCCTCCGCCGGCACACAGAGCACGCCGTCCACCTCGTCGAGAAACGGTTCGAACAAACGCTCGTGGTCCAAAGCCGTCACTTTCATGCAGCGAACCTCCTCTCGGGAAAAACCTTGAGCGGGTTCAATTGCGAGGCCCGGTCGAACACCCGCGGAACCGCCTTTTGCATGCGCATGGAATCGGGCCCGAAGACCAAACCGGTGTAAGACGACTTGTCGTTGCCGATGCCGTGCTCGCCCGAGAGCGTGCCGCCGACCGCGACGACGCGCTCCATGAGGCGCGCGCTGATGGCTTCCACTTTTTCGATGTCTCCCGGACGCCGCGAGTCGAAGAGGAAATTCGGGTGCAGGTTTCCGTCGCCCGCGTGCATGACGGTCACCGCGGGCAGCCCCGCCTTTTCCGCTTCCTCGTAAACCAGGGCCAGGACCTCCGCCAACGCGCGCTTGGGAATAACCGCATCCTGCACGAGGAAGTCCGGGCTCACCTGCCCGAGCAGCCCGCCCTGCGCCTTGCGCGCTTTGAACAAACCGGCACGCACGACGGGATCATCGCTGAATTGCACATCATTGCTGCCCGCCTCGCGCAGAATGGCGGCCACCGATTGCACCCGTGCATCCACCAAAGCCGCGGGACCGTCAATCTC harbors:
- a CDS encoding SDR family oxidoreductase is translated as MFDTGGHIGHRVPMREFSPERDPLFDLTQQTILVFGACGGIGEAVATGLAERGARLLVSDVNGAAARALAERLPRGVAPVASAECDVRSDDSVASVFKHALEEFGRVTAVVNLAFASVLKPIVDMSEEEFSRTVDTCLGGAFRISRSAGQVLIRQGRGGSVVHFGSIAGNRALGRGTGAYAAAKAGLEALIREAAVEWGTHGIRVNGIAPCQTRTQPLERLLADPRHGAPGALEQRMVARIPMGRLAEPADMIGACVFLLSDAARMITGHMLPVDGGFLVQ
- a CDS encoding MFS transporter, with amino-acid sequence MSDVSASVKHRQARRRSSLDKSVMNAEALQSPMAESSPRVSNFRILGYALGEGAASITMNGVSNFALLYYTQVLGLGAGYAGLALSLATLWDAVTDPVMGHITDNTRTRWGRRFPYIVAGGLFLAASYWLLWTVPDGITSPQALFVFALAGNLLLRTAVTIFGVPYTALGFEICPGYEDRSRLQGIRAAFNMAINLVFGAFAWALFFHDGTSPDGARIDGTKIAENYARMGWVLAVATAVLILLCAWATRHTAKDNRNSRVQGNTLDDFRLDLLQILGDRLAWFVFGFFAIALFGMLLVSQLQMFVYVFFMKLPAGAKTWIHGGGMVAAGLGALFQAWLTKKTDKKIAGYIAMALTVFGGVFLTVVFFGFNLAPDASWHLAGTNIPVAYLLFGLGQACWWGGCGMLGPLAMSMVADLSEVNFLKTGILKDGGYSAVFTFLQKASMSAGLLLTGWMVTAAGIVANADAQTPEAVRNIALMTFLIGPALVIIAFFLLRRYPVDREYLVNLEKQSARDKDAARA
- a CDS encoding 4Fe-4S dicluster domain-containing protein, whose amino-acid sequence is MARLRRLSRIFGRGSWPGPRRKDGSGIRWRRLAGSGPEDDARRRDSLVPGTAPGGRAFLRRPLLSRCCACLFQGRCRCGIQCRGDRRAHGVALGRRRRGLDQPPRRASGSRRRGTLGAWPHGGMGGRGMSATDSSILGNDLLSNCVHCGFCLEVCPTYQLTGDENNSPRGRLRLWREEAEGKIPQDKWTDFYTSECVGCLACEPACPANVPYGRILEETRHAHVAGRRWLPKPELRLAAAAVARKKFFDVALLPARVLRKAGLLPHPLVFPGATPVLQSTAAYAKELMAQHRPDGPRVALLTGCLMEALFREINFATVRVLIANNVQVVIPDGQGCCGAFQEHTGLDGVEKLRDVNRQAFDRLGVDCAVANSAGCGLSLRKTLEGALPVRDVLGFLGEIGVKALPPRREKARVYVDLPCHLVHGQRATIPESVLDATGYRWQFAPCAKDCCGSGGIYNIQKKENAREILAKKSAFLNDAEGDSVILATANHVCMMQWNSARWGGMVRRPFQVRHVIQLLDDGEL